One Spinacia oleracea cultivar Varoflay chromosome 4, BTI_SOV_V1, whole genome shotgun sequence DNA segment encodes these proteins:
- the LOC110791898 gene encoding U-box domain-containing protein 29, whose product MAKTQNELCVSIPSYFRCPISLELMKSPVSLSTGVTYDRTSIQTWLDGGNITCPATMQSLSSPSFVPNLTLHRLIHLWSLSQSPPSPRLFLSVDNIHDLTLSLQKIFDRATKSKDDLRVLEKSEAFLDSIVKLMVKSDEKIENLELIFLILNLCNGEKIHKLIDSSCYSKIVSVLRNGSVASKIAAARIVSKIAIDKGTKSSLMETANLIVELNNLVKSGSDSSIKAGLSALIAVANSKATKMEIVRLGMVRRVAEVLCDSGRTDILVIQKSMEMLEVMAMCTEGRKAICEEEKCVVEIVKKLMKVSPTATEHGVTVLWSVCYLFRDEKVKEILGKSNGLGKCLLLLQSDCKPIVKQMCGDLVKVLRVNYKSCLGAYDTKTTHIMPY is encoded by the coding sequence ATGGCAAAAACTCAGAACGAGCTGTGTGTGAGCATACCAAGCTACTTCCGATGCCCAATCTCACTCGAACTCATGAAATCCCCTGTTTCTCTATCTACTGGTGTTACCTACGACCGCACCAGCATCCAAACTTGGCTTGATGGCGGCAACATAACCTGTCCCGCTACCATGCAGTCTCTCTCGTCTCCTTCCTTTGTTCCTAATCTCACTCTCCACCGCCTCATCCATCTCTGGTCTCTCTCTCAGTCTCCTCCTTCTCCTCGCCTTTTTCTCTCCGTCGATAATATTCACGACCTCACCCTCTCTCTCCAGAAGATCTTCGATCGGGCGACGAAGTCGAAGGATGATCTTAGAGTTTTGGAGAAATCGGAAgcatttttggattcaattgtgAAATTGATGGTGAAATCTGATGAGAAAATTGAGAATCTGGAGttgattttcttgattttgaaCCTATGCAATGGTGAGAAGATTCACAAATTGATCGATTCCAGCTGTTACAGTAAAATTGTCTCTGTATTGCGAAACGGAAGCGTCGCATCGAAGATCGCAGCGGCGAGAATTGTTTCGAAAATCGCCATTGATAAAGGAACGAAAAGCTCGTTAATGGAGACAGCGAATTTGATCGTTGAGCTCAACAATTTGGTAaaatctggttcagattcatcgattAAAGCTGGATTATCGGCGTTAATTGCAGTTGCAAACTCAAAAGCGACGAAAATGGAAATTGTAAGGTTAGGTATGGTACGAAGAGTAGCAGAGGTCCTCTGTGACTCAGGAAGAACAGATATCTTGGTGATCCAAAAATCAATGGAGATGCTAGAGGTGATGGCCATGTGTACGGAGGGGAGAAAGGCGATTTGCGAGGAGGAAAAATGTGTGGTGGAGATTGTTAAGAAGCTGATGAAAGTATCGCCGACCGCTACCGAGCATGGTGTTACGGTGCTCTGGAGTGTATGTTATCTTTTTAGGGAtgagaaagtgaaggaaatattggGGAAAAGTAATGGTTTAGGTAAGTGTTTGCTATTGCTTCAAAGTGATTGTAAGCCTATTGTGAAGCAAATGTGTGGTGATTTGGTGAAGGTTTTGAGGGTGAATTACAAGTCTTGTTTAGGTGCTTATGATACCAAAACTACTCATATCATGCCTTATTGA